In Cydia strobilella chromosome 6, ilCydStro3.1, whole genome shotgun sequence, one DNA window encodes the following:
- the LOC134741979 gene encoding uncharacterized protein LOC134741979 — protein MTVPPTMNKINKKIPGILPPPPKTEIDGKITDLSSKTVAELRELRDRQLKLLNKKPFISKLADRGAKMQALHDRIIKELKAKENEEQACRLLDNLTLNSVNKQTVQDLEWCGKSNKTQTYLDSDDDSEPEDVMQILSQSTAHEKTVKVLPPEKPLVTPEDLAKIEELPHIKYLVEMTESNLKPKATGNFKPYQTTKSDVHNPEKEVLRKKHKHWEVTAATPPPSIHGPAKVLSLEESLKLQKYYNSHLKEVEAQHAAEKLMERTGIKMPALPRDVTSFGQYRDTGDSDESDMEGSDKEVVDEEPDRGGVFFTVSKD, from the coding sequence ATGACAGTACCTCCAAccatgaataaaataaacaagaaaataCCCGGAATCTTACCACCACCGCCTAAGACAGAAATTGACGGTAAAATAACTGATCTATCCTCCAAAACCGTTGCTGAACTTCGAGAATTGCGTGACAGGCAGTTGAAGCTGTTAAATAAGAAGCCCTTTATTAGTAAATTGGCCGACAGGGGCGCCAAAATGCAAGCCTTACATGATAGAATTATTAAAGAATTAAAAGCAAAGGAAAATGAAGAACAGGCTTGTCGCCTTCTAGATAACCTAACCCTCAATTCCGTGAACAAACAAACAGTGCAGGACCTGGAATGGTGTGGAAAATCTAATAAGACTCAAACTTACCTAGATTCAGATGATGACAGTGAGCCTGAAGATGTTATGCAAATCCTAAGTCAAAGTACAGCTCACGAGAAAACAGTCAAAGTATTACCACCAGAAAAACCTCTAGTAACACCAGAAGATCTAGCCAAAATAGAGGAACTCCCACATATAAAATACTTAGTTGAGATGACTGAAAGCAATTTAAAGCCAAAAGCTACAGGAAACTTTAAGCCATACCAAACGACAAAGTCTGATGTCCATAATCCTGAAAAGGAAGTGCTTAGAAAAAAGCATAAACACTGGGAAGTTACAGCGGCAACCCCACCGCCGAGTATCCATGGGCCGGCTAAAGTTTTAAGTTTAGAAGAGTCTCTAAAATTACAGAAATACTATAATTCACATTTGAAGGAGGTGGAAGCGCAGCATGCTGCTGAGAAACTGATGGAGAGGACTGGCATTAAAATGCCAGCTTTGCCGAGAGATGTGACATCATTTGGGCAGTACAGAGATACTGGGGATTCCGATGAGTCTGACATGGAGGGGAGTGACAAAGAAGTGGTTGATGAGGAACCTGATAGAGGGGGAGTTTTTTTTACGGTTTCAAAAGATTAG
- the LOC134742015 gene encoding probable RNA-binding protein 18, with protein sequence MDEASVPLHLEPMQPKDLCEKRLWIGNLDTRVNEYQLLKMVRVYGSIEKFDMLFHRSGPAAGQSRGFAFVTYQRRQDAVLAMNSLNGQLLGCRKICVKFAKNSAEEQERPKPELGIPALSGAKPELKLSKKTAIQSIEAKLKMMENMKAGDDFVVNKLAANEAPIIKQYQTKQHQPQKPTTSFRRRHPYHRKR encoded by the exons ATGGACGAAGCAAGC GTGCCTTTACATTTGGAGCCGATGCAGCCCAAAGATCTCTGCGAGAAGAGGCTGTGGATCGGAAACTTGGATACCAGGGTTAATGA GTATCAACTACTGAAAATGGTCCGCGTGTACGGCTCTATCGAGAAGTTCGATATGCTGTTCCACCGCAGCGGGCCCGCGGCGGGGCAGTCGCGCGGGTTCGCGTTCGTCACGTACCAGAGGAGACAGGACGCCGTGCTGGCGATGAACTCGCTTAACGGACAGCTGTTGGGCTGTAGGAAGATCTGTGTGAAGTTCGCTAAGAATTCGGCG GAGGAACAAGAACGGCCTAAACCCGAACTAGGCATACCAGCCCTCTCCGGAGCCAAGCCAGAACTGAAGCTAAGCAAGAAGACCGCCATCCAATCCATCGAGGCCAAGCTCAAGATGATGGAAAACATGAAGGCAGGCGATGACTTCGTTGTCAACAAACTAGCGGCTAACGAAGCGCCCATCATTAAACAGTATCAGACGAAGCAGCATCAGCCGCAGAAGCCTACCACATCCTTTAGACGGAGGCATCCTTATCATAGGAAAAGATAA
- the LOC134741993 gene encoding RNA polymerase I-specific transcription initiation factor RRN3 → MAVAAQKSIASLMRKTLDRQEATARINFRFKERQVEKIILHVVKDRNSVPYTELVKVLREYPLNDDNYKILLEDCLTCVMLLGREFKQFLALVCKVDWSVRSEECVELFGRFTLNLVTAHTYHCPMVLANLVTQFKANGDNWGEHPPAETVKLWSNIHSLIAQIVATMPMTSDLLMQIVIEQFPYYKAGCFPNRAYIHNLIWMTKYLPSLREHIMTAIVIRMVEMDSNIVDRAKNKQPELMFEMETDEKDDLATTLDYCMLEMLRWLEDERDPVLFTICNVFERIVLPTHGIKHVQFLLLYATSISQTCADRVLERLWAVAAGLQGAGAPATRRTAAAHLAGLLARSVRVPNTRLIHYLRNMSEWCHSYITATQETTSNDNTKVHGAFHAICHSIFYLVTFKHHHLFASKENVNFIESLNLPRLVTCSLNPLRACPPQVTRGFASVTRSHQVVYCQSIIEKNSRVTLQARNVQEYDDWFPYDPYMLPVSGKMIWPLCVEYKDWGKDNVDETQYSGMKRKLEEDDDFLMTASPSQKLASSLSNCISPGFRTSESVM, encoded by the exons ATGGCTGTCGCAGCTCAGAAGAGCATTGCATCGCTGATGCGCAAGACGCTGGACCGGCAGGAGGCCACGGCACGCATCAACTTTAGATTCAAGGAGCGACAAGTCGAGAAGATTATCCTACACGTCGTAAAAGATAGAAACTCTGTTCCTTATACGGAACTAGTCAAAGTGCTCAGAGAATATCCTCTAAATGATGATAACTATAAGATCTTACTAGAGGATTGCTTGACGTGCGTGATGTTATTAGGACGCGAGTTTAAGCAGTTCTTGGCACTGGTGTGTAAAGTGGACTGGTCGGTGCGTAGTGAGGAGTGTGTGGAGTTGTTTGGCCGTTTCACACTTAACCTGGTGACGGCACACACATACCACTGCCCTATGGTGCTAGCTAATTTAGTAACACAATTTAAAG CTAATGGTGACAATTGGGGCGAGCATCCACCAGCTGAGACTGTAAAATTATGGTCCAACATACACTCCCTTATTGCACAAATAGTTGCAACAATGCCTAT GACCAGTGACCTGCTAATGCAGATAGTGATTGAACAGTTTCCATACTACAAAGCTGGGTGTTTCCCCAATAGAGCATATATACACAATCTGATCTGGATGACCAAGTACCTTCCATCTCTTAGGGAACATATCATGACAGCTATAGTTATTAG aatggTAGAAATGGACTCGAACATAGTAGACCGAGCGAAGAACAAGCAGCCAGAGTTGATGTTTGAAATGGAGACGGATGAGAAAGACGATCTAGCAACAACACTAGATTACTGCATGCTGGAGATGCTGCGGTGGCTGGAAGATGAGCGGGATCCAGTACTGTTCACTATTTGCAATGTGTTTGAGAGGATTGTGCTGCCTACACATGGGATCAA GCACGTCCAATTCCTCCTGCTATACGCGACGTCGATCAGCCAGACGTGCGCCGACCGCGTGCTGGAGCGGCTGTGGGCGGTGGC GGCGGGGTTGCAGGGGGCGGGCGCGCCGGCCACGCGCCGCACGGCCGCCGCGCACCTCGCCGGCCTGCTGGCGCGCAGCGTGCGCGTGCCCAACACCAG ACTGATCCACTACTTGAGAAACATGTCGGAATGGTGCCACTCGTACATAACGGCGACGCAGGAAACCACGTCCAACGACAACACGAAAGTTCATGGCGCCTTCCACGCGATCTGCCACTCGATATTTTATCTTGTGACTTTTAAACATCACCATCTGTTCGCTAGCAAAGAGA ATGTAAACTTCATAGAATCCCTAAACCTGCCCCGCCTAGTAACCTGCTCCCTGAACCCCCTCCGCGCCTGCCCCCCACAAGTGACCCGCGGCTTCGCGTCGGTCACCAGGTCTCACCAGGTGGTCTATTGTCAGTCCATCATTGAGAAGAACAGTCGAGTGACGCTCCAAGCGAGAAATGTTCAGGAGTATGATGATTGGTTCCCGTATGACCCTTATATGCTACCTGT GTCCGGTAAAATGATCTGGCCACTCTGCGTCGAATACAAAGATTGGGGCAAAGACAACGTAGACGAAACTCAATACTCCGGCATGAAACGGAAACTAGAAGAGGATGATGACTTCCTTATGACTGCCAGTCCCTCGCAGAAACTAGCTAGCTCGCTGTCAAACTGCATTTCACCTGGATTTAGGACGAGTGAGAGTGTTATGTGA